One genomic window of Deltaproteobacteria bacterium includes the following:
- a CDS encoding DUF1624 domain-containing protein, translated as MALEGRRRARQERMLPRPARIRAIDWLRGIAVLFMIQTHAMALLRPELRGKALFNALQWMDGLVAPAFILAAGFSMALTQVRAAAASGDADARRRRMKKTLRRLAEVLLVGALVNWMWFPIFREPRWIVRMDILPCIGFSLLLALPILFVLAPHPRALRWAALALAAAVFGLSPLAEPLGAPWNRFLNQHGDAVFPLLPWAGYVYLGAAIGAATAEKGPRGAALWLAALAGAGIVIWHFTPWFTALYPPHEFWVMNPANSARRWTQVCLLALALLAVEQGVPGNWRSSAPVRFVEVFGMSSLAGYFFHEMLLFFRIFGFSFESRWGKACSWPQYAALTALLAACTFALTWLTDRVYSAAEKRAPATSAA; from the coding sequence TGATCCAGACGCACGCGATGGCGCTCTTGCGCCCGGAGCTGCGCGGCAAAGCGCTGTTCAACGCCCTGCAATGGATGGACGGGCTGGTCGCCCCCGCTTTCATCCTGGCGGCCGGGTTCTCGATGGCGCTCACGCAGGTGCGAGCCGCCGCCGCCAGCGGCGACGCCGACGCCCGCAGACGGCGGATGAAGAAGACGCTGCGCCGGCTTGCCGAGGTGCTGTTGGTCGGCGCGCTCGTGAACTGGATGTGGTTTCCAATCTTCCGGGAGCCGCGCTGGATCGTACGGATGGACATCCTGCCCTGCATCGGCTTTTCGCTGCTGCTGGCGCTGCCGATCCTGTTCGTCCTCGCCCCTCACCCGCGCGCTCTGCGATGGGCAGCACTCGCCCTCGCAGCCGCCGTCTTCGGCCTCTCGCCGCTCGCGGAGCCGCTCGGCGCGCCGTGGAACCGGTTCCTGAACCAGCACGGAGATGCAGTGTTTCCGTTGCTGCCCTGGGCGGGATACGTGTACCTCGGCGCAGCGATCGGTGCCGCCACGGCGGAGAAGGGGCCTCGTGGCGCCGCGCTCTGGCTGGCGGCGTTGGCGGGCGCTGGCATCGTCATCTGGCACTTCACTCCCTGGTTCACGGCGCTCTATCCGCCCCACGAGTTCTGGGTGATGAACCCGGCGAACTCCGCCCGGCGCTGGACGCAGGTCTGCCTCCTCGCCCTCGCGCTGCTCGCCGTCGAGCAGGGAGTCCCCGGCAACTGGCGTAGCTCCGCGCCGGTGCGCTTCGTGGAAGTCTTCGGGATGTCGTCGCTGGCCGGCTACTTCTTCCACGAGATGCTCCTCTTCTTCCGCATCTTCGGGTTCTCGTTCGAATCGCGCTGGGGAAAGGCCTGTTCCTGGCCGCAATACGCAGCCCTGACGGCGCTGCTCGCGGCGTGCACCTTCGCGCTCACCTGGCTGACCGACCGGGTGTACAGCGCGGCCGAAAAGCGTGCGCCGGCCACGTCGGCTGCATGA
- a CDS encoding CoA transferase codes for MAVGALSHVRVLDLSRVLAGPWATQTLADLGAEVIKVERPGAGDDTRGWGPPWLDEESGQSAYFVSTNRGKKSITLDLARPEGQEVVRRLAAKSDVVVENYKVGALERYGLDYRRLAALNPGLVYCSITGFGQTGPYRDRAGYDFLVQGMGGLMSITGEPDGEPMKVGVAITDILTGMYAATGILAALAQRERSGRGQHVDLALLDVQVAMLANQAQSYLLTRRPPGRLGNSHPSIVPYRAFATSDGHIVVAVGNDGQFARLCEVAGLPHLARDARFATNAGRVRHRVELEELLGRAISARESRHWIESLEAATVPCGPINDLAEVFADPQVAHRGMAISAPHPLSGTVPMVGSPIRLSETPPRGDVPPPTLGQHTTEVLKGLLGMSDAEVAALRDGAVI; via the coding sequence ATGGCGGTCGGCGCTCTCTCGCACGTTCGCGTCCTCGATCTGAGCCGCGTTCTCGCCGGCCCGTGGGCAACGCAGACGCTGGCCGATCTCGGGGCCGAGGTGATCAAGGTCGAGCGGCCCGGCGCCGGCGACGATACGCGCGGATGGGGGCCGCCCTGGCTCGACGAAGAAAGCGGTCAGTCAGCGTACTTCGTCAGCACCAACCGCGGGAAGAAGTCGATCACGCTCGACCTCGCGCGTCCCGAGGGACAGGAGGTCGTCCGCCGGCTCGCGGCGAAGTCCGACGTGGTGGTGGAGAACTACAAGGTCGGTGCCCTCGAGCGGTACGGGCTCGACTATCGCCGGCTCGCCGCGCTCAATCCGGGGCTCGTCTACTGCTCGATCACCGGATTCGGGCAGACGGGACCGTACCGCGACCGCGCCGGGTACGACTTCCTCGTCCAGGGGATGGGCGGCCTGATGAGCATCACCGGGGAGCCGGACGGCGAGCCCATGAAGGTCGGCGTGGCGATCACCGACATCCTCACGGGCATGTACGCAGCGACGGGGATCCTCGCTGCGCTCGCACAGCGCGAACGCAGCGGACGCGGCCAGCACGTCGATCTCGCGCTGCTCGACGTCCAGGTGGCGATGCTGGCGAACCAGGCGCAGAGCTACCTGCTCACGCGCCGGCCCCCGGGCCGCCTCGGCAACTCGCACCCCAGCATCGTTCCCTACCGCGCGTTCGCCACGAGCGACGGGCACATCGTCGTCGCTGTCGGAAACGACGGCCAGTTCGCGCGGCTCTGCGAGGTGGCGGGACTCCCGCACCTTGCCCGCGACGCTCGCTTCGCGACGAACGCCGGCCGGGTGCGTCACCGCGTCGAGCTGGAAGAGCTCCTCGGCCGGGCCATCTCGGCGCGGGAGAGCCGGCACTGGATCGAATCCTTGGAGGCGGCGACGGTTCCCTGCGGTCCGATCAACGATCTTGCCGAGGTGTTCGCCGATCCGCAGGTCGCGCACCGCGGGATGGCGATCTCCGCCCCGCACCCGCTCTCCGGCACGGTGCCGATGGTGGGATCGCCCATCCGTCTATCGGAGACGCCGCCGCGCGGCGACGTTCCTCCGCCGACGCTCGGTCAGCATACGACCGAAGTGCTGAAGGGGCTGCTCGGCATGTCCGACGCGGAAGTGGCGGCGCTGCGAGACGGCGCCGTGATCTGA
- a CDS encoding CBS domain-containing protein, giving the protein MEAFGPEGNAQRPLIERAIAMEDIRALGLGPPITVRRDATLQAAVETLQREHIGCVLVTDESGKLAGIFTERDLLTKVALRSLDWNEERVADYMTADPETLRPDDRIAWALKLMHVGGYRHVPLTDEAGRPVGVISVKDIVDFIVDLFPAPVLNLPPDPRRTDYSEGGSGGEG; this is encoded by the coding sequence ATGGAAGCATTCGGCCCGGAAGGAAATGCGCAACGCCCCCTGATCGAGCGCGCGATCGCCATGGAAGACATCCGGGCGCTCGGCCTCGGCCCACCGATTACCGTCAGACGCGACGCGACCCTGCAGGCGGCGGTGGAAACGCTGCAGCGGGAGCACATCGGCTGCGTTCTCGTCACCGACGAGAGCGGAAAGCTCGCGGGCATCTTCACCGAGCGGGACCTGCTGACCAAGGTCGCGCTGCGCTCGCTGGACTGGAACGAGGAGCGCGTGGCCGACTACATGACCGCGGACCCGGAGACGCTCCGGCCCGACGACCGGATCGCCTGGGCGCTGAAGCTGATGCACGTCGGCGGATACCGCCACGTGCCGCTCACCGACGAGGCGGGCCGCCCCGTCGGCGTCATCTCCGTCAAGGACATCGTCGACTTCATCGTCGATCTCTTCCCGGCGCCGGTCCTCAACCTGCCGCCGGATCCGCGCCGGACGGATTACTCCGAAGGAGGCAGCGGAGGAGAAGGCTGA
- a CDS encoding VOC family protein has product MIEHISLRCRDSRASRKFYERALEPLGYEMDRRYGDAFGFIQGGRHDFWVTKGKVGTPTHVAFHAQSAAAVDAFYRAAMAAGGKDNGAPGPRDEYGYAAFVLDPDGHNVEAVIWDEEMEKRRRSAPRRGRRRKAG; this is encoded by the coding sequence ATGATCGAGCACATCAGCCTTCGCTGCCGCGATTCGCGCGCGAGCCGGAAATTCTACGAGCGGGCGCTGGAGCCGCTCGGATACGAGATGGACCGCCGGTACGGGGATGCTTTCGGATTCATCCAGGGCGGGCGCCACGACTTCTGGGTGACGAAGGGCAAGGTCGGCACCCCGACGCACGTCGCTTTCCACGCGCAGAGCGCTGCCGCCGTCGACGCCTTCTACCGGGCGGCGATGGCGGCCGGCGGAAAGGACAACGGCGCTCCCGGACCGCGCGATGAGTACGGGTATGCTGCGTTCGTCCTGGATCCGGACGGGCACAACGTCGAAGCGGTGATCTGGGACGAGGAGATGGAGAAACGGCGCCGTTCCGCTCCCCGCCGGGGACGCCGCCGGAAGGCAGGATAA